CGCCGCTGCGGGACGGGATGAACTTGGTCGCCAAGGAGTATCTTGCCGCGCAGGACCCTGAGGATCCCGGGGTCCTAATCCTGTCGCGTTTTGCAGGTGCTGCCGCGCAGATGCCCGAGGCTGTTCTGGTCAATCCGCATAGCCCGGACGATGTCAGCCATGCGATCAAACTGGCCCTGGACATGCCTCTGGAGGAGCGCAAGCGACGCTATCATGCGATGATTCAGACGGTTCGGGATGACAATGTGCAGGATTGGACAGAAGCCTTCACGCGCGATTTGGCAGAAGTCTCCTGCAAGACCTGATCCAACGCTTGTCGGGGATGGATTCGCCGTGCCACTAGGCCGTCATGGCAAACGAACGCGTCCTTCCGCTCGAGCAAGTTCACAATTTCCGCGATTATGGCGGCTACGCCACGCGTGACGGAGGGACTGTGCGGCGCAACCTGCTGTTCCGCTCCGGCCATCATGCGGAAGCAACCACGGACGATTTGTCCGCAATTGATGCCTTGGCATTGGCGCATGTCGTCGACCTTCGCGGCAATGGGGAACGCGAAAGCCACCCGGTCCGGCTGCCGGGAGGTTTTGCAGGCGAGCTACTCCATTTCGATGGTGAGACGGCCGGGCTTGGGGCGCATCTGGGCGCCTTGGACGGCGCGATGACGGCGGAAGACGCGCATTCAGCGATGGAGAAGCTCTATTCTACCCTGCCAAAGCGCGAAAACCTGATCTGGATCTTGAAGCGCTATTTTACGGCGCTTGCCAAAGGGGAGGGGGCGAGCTTGGTTCATTGCCATGCGGGTAAGGATCGCACCGGTATGGCCGTCGACTTGCTCCACCATGCCCTGGGAGTGCATCCCGATGACGCGATGGAAGATTTCTTGCTGACCAATAAGGCCGGCGATCAGGATGCGCGCATAGCCCAAAGTGCGCCGACCATTCGCGCGCGCTACGGCGCGGTGGATGATGAGACCGTGCGGGTCGTCATGGGAGTGGATGCCCGCTACCTGCATGCCGCGCGTAAAGCACTGGTCGATGCGCATGGATCGGTCGACGCTTTCCTGCACGACGTGCTTGGCGTTGACGAAGAAGGCCGCAAGGCCCTGCGCTTGCATCTGGTGGAAATGTAACCAGATCGGCTGGACCGGCGAAGGTCCCGCCATCACAAGAGACGCTTAGCGCGCCCGACCGGCCCGCACAGATACGGAATTGCAGACTATGGCTACGCATCGCACCAAAATGCTCATCATCGGCTCCGGCCCGGCGGGATACTCCGCCGCCATCTACGGTGCGCGCGCCATGATGGAACCGATTGTAGTACAGGGTCTTCAGCCTGGCGGTCAGCTTACCATCACCACCGATGTCGAGAATTACCCCGGTTTTCGCGATGTGGTTCAGGGGCCCTGGTTGATGGAAGAGATGCAGGCCCAGGCCGAACATGTCGGAACCCGCATGATGTGGGATACGATCGTGGAAGTCGATATCGAGAATGGCTCCCCTTTCCGCGCGATTGGCGATAGCGGCGACGAGTATATTGGCGATGTACTGGTGATTGCGACCGGTGCACAGGCGAAGTGGCTCGGCGTTCCTGGCGAGCAGGAGCTTGGTGGCAAGGGTGTCAGCGCCTGTGCGACGTGCGACGGGTTCTTTTATCGCGGCAAGAAGGTGGCCGTGATCGGCGGGGGCAACACCGCTGTCGAAGAGGCGCTCTATCTCACCAACCATTCTGACGATGTGACGTTGATCCACCGTCGTGACGAGCTGCGTTCGGAGAAGATCCTGCAAGAGAGGCTCTTCAAATCCGACAAGATCAGCACCTTGTGGAACAAGACCGTCGAGAGTTTCGAGGCGGGGGATGATGGGTCATTGAGCCATCTTGTCCTCATAGACACCCAGACGGGCGAGAGATCGACGCTGGAAGTCGATGGCGCATTCGTGGCGATTGGCCATGCCCCGGCGACCGAGTTGTTCAAGGGCAAGTTGCCGATGGACGAGACGGGCTATTTGCTGGTTGAGCCGGGCACGCCCAAGACTTCCATACCGGGTGTATTCGCGGCCGGTGATGTGATGGATCACACCTACCGTCAGGCGGTAACGGCTGCGGGTGTCGGTTGCATGGCCGCTCTCGATGCCGAACGCTTCCTCGCAACGCTAGAGGAGACGCGGGAAGTGGAGGCGGCGGAGTAAGCTCCAACCCGCCCCATTTGCTGCCCCACCACCTTTTACATGTGAATGTCGAAGACCGTGATGGTTGCGTGAAAGATCAGCGCAATCAGGATCAGGCTCGACAATGCGAACAGGATAAAGCGCACCAGAACCTTGTTAGCGGTTACCTGGACCAGCGAGTGGATTACCCTAAGGCCCATATACATCCAGCCTAGCAGCGCGTTGATGCCGTCGCCCTGGCCCGTTATCGCGAGCACGATTGCTACGGCGTAGAACACGGTCGGTTGCTCGTGCAGATGATTGTAATTGTCTGCCTTCCAATTGACATTGTCCGGCAGTTTTTCGCGCAAGCCGGCACCGGTTGTCCCGACGAGTTTGGCGGGCTCCTGGATGTCGGGAGCTTTGTTCATGGCGGGAATGCGGGTGGCATACATCCACGCCCACATCACCATGGTCCAGATCGCCAGGGCGACCACTGGCTGAAGGATATTCATGCCGATCATACGAGAACTCCGGGATCATGAAACAGGGTTGCCATCACCGCGCGTACTGCGAGCACCACGAGGGATAGAGTGGACAAAACGAAGATCAGGAAGCGGACAGACACAACGTTGACCATTGCCTGCCAGATCGAATGGACAATACGTAGGCCGACATAGACCCAGGCCAGCGTCACATCGAGCGCGCCGGCACCCATGATCGCAAGGATTACCACGGTAGGGTAGAAGATGGTCGGCTGTTCCATCAAGTGGGCGTAATTGTGTGCCTTCCAGTTTACCTTGTCGGGGATGACCCCCTCCAGATCCTGGCCGCGACCGCCGGGTTTGGCGTCCTTGAGATCAGCACCGGACTTGGCCATGGCCGGAAATCGTGTCCCGGCTGTCCAGAACAGCATGATCAGTGACCAGACGACCAAAACGGCGGCTGGCGCGAGCATTTGAGCCTGCATGGGTTCCCCTCCCTTGAAATCGTTCCCTTGGTGGCGAGGGCATGGTGGAATGTCAAACGCGGCCTATGCCGCTGCGATCGTCTGCGCGAAGGCAACTGCGTCGGTATTGCCTCCGGTGATCATGATAACGGTATCTGCATCAAGCTCGACCTTGCCCGCCAGGGCTGCGGCAAGTGCGGCGGCACCTCCGGGTTCCACCACCAGTTGCAATCGGGAAAAGGCGAAGCGCTGGGCTGCGCGCACTTCATCGTCGGTCACTGTGACTCCTGGTTCCGAGCGACCGCCTAAGACAGACAAGTTGATCGGCTTGGTCGCCGTAGGTTGCAGCGCGTCGCAGATCGTCGCAGGCGGGTGTTCGCCGACCGGCACGATCTCTCCAGCGGCAATGGCCTGGCCGACCATATCCCAGCCGACGGGTTCCACCGGGACAATCCGGGCATCGGGGCAGGCAAGAGAGAGTCCGGCGGCGAGGCCACCCCCACCGCAACAGGCGATCACGCGGGACGGTTGCCGACCAAGCTGGTTCGTGATCTCGATCCCTGCGCTGCCCTGTCCTTCGATGACCCACTTGTCGCCAAAGGCATGGACCAGCGTGCCGCCTTTCTCGGCGATGATCGCGGCGGCGACCGCATCGCGATCTTCGCCCGGCCGGTCATAAAGGACGATCTCGGCTCCCAGCGCTTTGGTCGCCTCCAGCTTCACCTTGGGTGCATCGCGCGGCATCACAATGGTCGCTGCAATCCCCAACCGGCGAGCGGCCCATGCCACACCCTGCGCGTGGTTGCCGCTCGAGACTGCGACCACGCCTCGCGCCCGTTGTGCGTCGTCAAGCACGCGCAACCGGTTCCACCCGCCACGGATCTTGAACGCGCCAATAGGCTGCAGGTTTTCGGCCTTCACCCAACACGCCGTTCCGTCGATTTCGACAGGCAGCAGCGGGGTAGGGGGCAGGAACGTGGCGATTGATTCTGCTGCCTCGATCACACCATCACGCGTCGGCATCGTATCGGCGCCGGTCATGCGCAAAGTCCTACACGATGGAACACATGGAACACTGTCCTGAAGCAAAATTTGCAGGGGCCGTGCGCGGATGAAAAGGCGCTGCGGAGGGCGGGCATGTAACTGGTCGGGATTGCGGTCATATCCGCGCTATGCCGCATCGCTGCGCAGTAGGAAATCGCCGGATCGTTTTACCCCCACTCCGCATTACACTAAGAGTCGCGCAAGAATCGCATTTGAAAGGCCAATCCCATGTCTACAGTCCTCGTGATCGGAGCCGGTGGCGTCAGCTCGGTCTGCGTCCACAAAATGGCGTTCAATGCCGATATCTTCACCAGCATCCATCTGGCCAGCCGCACCAAGAGCAAATGCGATGCCATCGCCGCCAGTGTTAAGGAGCGCGCCGGGCAGGATGTCAGCACCTACGAGATCGATGCTGAAGAAGTTCCGGCGATGGTGAATTTGATCCGCAAGGTGCAGCCCAGCCTCGTCGTCAATCTCGCATTGCCGTATCAGGACCTGCCAATCATGGATGCGTGCCTGGAGGCTGGTGTGCACTATCTCGACACCGCCAATTACGAGCCCAAGGACGAGGCGAAGTTCGAATACAAATGGCAATGGGCCTATCACGACCGCTTCAAGGAAGCGGGACTGATGGCTCTGCTCGGCAGCGGCTTCGATCCAGGCGTGACCAGCGTTTTCACGATGTGGTTCAAGAAGCACAAGCTGAAGACTATCCGCCAACTCGATATCCTCGACTGCAATGGCGGCGATCACGGGCAGGCCTTTGCCACGAATTTCAACCCGGAAATCAATATCCGCGAAGTCACCGCGCCGGCCCGGCATTGGGAAAACGGGGAGTGGGTAGAAACGCCAGCGATGCAGGTGATGACCGAGTTCGATTTTGACGCGGTCGGGCCGAAGAACGCCTACATGATGTATCACGAGGAGCTGGAGAGCCTGACCAAGTTCAATCCGGAGATAGAGCGCGCGCGTTTCTGGATGACCTTTGGAGACGAGTATATCAAGCACCTCACCGTGCTGCAGAATGTCGGCATGACAGGGATTGATCCGATCAAGTACCAGGGTCGGGAGATCATCCCGCTGCAATTCCTCGCCGCTGTCTTGCCCAAGCCGGAGACCCTGGGCGAGACCACCACCGGCAACACCAATATTGGCTGCATTGCGACCGGCGAGGCGCTCGATGGATCAGGTGAGAAGACCTTCTACATCAACAATATTTGCAGCCATGAAGCAGCCTTCGAAGAGACCGGTAATCAGGGTGTCAGCTATACGACCGGCGTCCCCGCCATGATCGGCAGTGCCATGATGCTGAGCGGAACCTGGATTGGTGACGGCGTGTTCAACATGGAAGAGTTCGACCCCGATCCGTTTATGGACATGCTGAACCAGCACGGCCTGCCGTGGCAGGTGAAGGAGCTGGACGGACCGGTGGAGTTCTAAACCTGCTCCGGCGCAGCCTTACCAAAATATGCCAAGATCAGCCGGAAGACAGCCCACAAAACACCCATGGTCGCGGTGGCTATAAGGAGCAGACCAACATCAGGTTGGAACAGTCCTATAGTTGCCAATGATGCGCCAAATATCCTTGGCACCGCGACAAGAATGAAGATAGCCGCAGCCACAGTTGTGACGAGCGGAAACCACAGGCTGAACAGGCCGAAAGGACCCGTTTTCGCACGGAGGGCTGCTCTGTAGCGATAGGCCCAGACCATGCTCAACAGATAGATGATGGGCAGCAATGCCAAGCTGATGAAAAGCGCTTTCTGCCATGTCCTACTGGTTTCGCCATGGTACGCGAGGCCGAGTGCTCTGGCCGTGATGCCATTGCGGAGCTGGATTGTTTCGCCAAAGCCGGTTCCACTTCCGGCGTTTACCAGGACTATGGCAGCCTTTTTCTCTGCCGGTTTCATCGTAGCCAGGGCTTCAAAGCCGGGAGATGACCCGGAATGAAAGACGGTTCCTTTCTCCTCGTCCAGAAACCATCCGAAGCCGTAGTATGGTGACAGCTCGCTCGCAGGTTGCATCATCGCTTGTTTGCCGGCAGCGCTCAGGATGTCGTCCTTCTCGTTCATCATCAATTGCAGATAGCGGGCCAGATCAGCCGCGCTTGCCACAATGCCACCCTGCGGGGCCGAGCCTGGACCCGAGGGGTTGAAGGTCATTGCCTTCTTTGTGCCAAACCAGGGCCTGTGACCGGTGGCCATGTCGCCGTTGATTGTTCCGTCCGAGACGAAACTGTCGCGCATTTCCGCAGGCTCCATGATGCGCGATTCTATGTAGGTGGCAAAGTCTTGTCCGCTAACCACCTCGATAACGCGGCCCAGCACCTTGTAATTGTGGTTCGAGTATTCCCACCGGGTACCGGGGGAGTAGGCGGGCTCCTCCTGTGCAATCTGGGCGGCTTGATACGCGAGGATATCCCCATCATCGGTACGATCTTTGTGGGATGCGTTGCCCTGAAAGGTTGAAAAGCCGCTTGTGTGACTAAGCAATTGGCGAATTGTTACGCCACCTGCGGGGCGCTCGGCAAAGACCGGGAGATAGTCGGACACGGGCGCATCAAGCTCGATCTTCTCGGCTTCCATCAACTGCATGATGGCCAGTGCAGTGAAGCTTTTCGAAACGGAACCCGTGAGGAACGGGGTGTCTTCGGTTACGACTGTTCCTGTGTCCACATTCGATACGCCGCGCGCTCGCGCGACAATGGCGTTTCCATTTGTGACAATTCCATAGGCCAGGCCCGGAACCCCGGAATTCGGCATTTCGCGCTCAACGAAATCTTCGATGGAGCCCAAACCCTGATTTGCCGACAGAGTAACGGCGAAGCCGAAAGCGAGCGCAGTTAGCGAAAACCATTTGGTCAAAACCGAAAGTACCATCCTTGGATGTCTAGCACGTGCGTGCCTCCGACCAAGACGTATCCCCGTTCATTCGACCAATGACATGTGAAAGGATTGGTTTATGGGGAGCGCTATGACCATGGAAACCAAGGCTGGCGATCCCGGTGCATTCGCCCAATTCGACCTTTCGCGTGTCGACAGCCCTGCCTTCGTCGTCGATGCGGCGAAATTGCGGGCGAACCTGCAGATCCTCGCTGAAATTCGCGATGTGGCGGATATCAAGATGCTGGCTGCGCTCAAGGCGTTCTCGATGCATGCGGTGGCCCCGATGATCGGGGAGTATCTCGATGGCACCTGCACCAGCGGCTTGTGGGAGGCGCGGCTGGCGAGCGAGTTTTATGATGGCGAGATCAGCACCTATTGCGCGGCGTACAAGCCCGAGGACCTGGAAGAAGTCTGTCGCCTGTCAGACCATGTCATATTCAATTCGCCGCAGCAGAAAGAGCGGGCGCGGTTGATCCTTGATCAAGCGCGACTGACCGGCGGCGACTTCGATATTGGATTGCGGATCAATCCGCAGGTCCCGACGGGGGAAGTGCCGCGTTATGATCCTTCCTCCCCCGGCTCGCGGCTCGGCTTTCCGATCGACCAGCTTGAGCCGGAGATGATGGAAGGCGTGGACGGGATCCACTTCCATAATCTGTGCGAGCAGGGCTTCGAGCCGTTGGCGCAGACATGGGACAAGGTGTTCGATGCGATCGAGCCATGGTTCGGACAGCTCAAATGGATCAATATGGGCGGCGGGCACCACATTACGCGAGCCGACTATGCGCGCGAGGAACTGGTGGAATTCCTGCGTGACGCGAAAGAGGATACCGGCGCCGAGATTTACCTCGAGCCGGGCGAGGCTGTGGCGCTGGATGCAGGAATACTGGTCGGGACCATTCTCGACAGCGGTTTCAACGAAGTGCCTTTCGCGATCACCGATGTCTCTGCCACGTGCCATATGCCCGATGTTATCGAAGCTCCGTATCGGCCGGCGATGCTGGGCGAAGAAGCGGGTGGGGAGGGCGCTCCCGTGCGCCTTGGTGGCCCGTCATGCCTCGCAGGGGACGTGATTGGCGATTACAGCCTGCCGGTGCCCAACCAGGCCGGGCAGCGTGTCGCCTTCCTCGACCAGGCGCATTATTCGATGGTGAAGACCAACACATTCAACGGTGTGCCGCTGCCGAGCATCTATCTGTGGGATAGCGAAACCGACCAGCTCGAGCTGGTCAAAGAGTTCGGCTACGAGGATTTCCGCAACCGGTTGAGCTAGTCGCCAAATCCGTAGGTGCGGTTGATCGATTTCGCCAGTCGTCCCATCGAGGCGAATTGCTCGGCGCATTTTTCGACCATGAAGCGGTCGCTTGCCGGGTTCATAGTACCCCCTTCGAACATGTTGCCGCCACGGACCGCAACCACGATATCGCCCTCTACGAAAAGCGAGCAGATATCCTGCCCGTCAAATGCGGCCTCCAGCTTGAGCAAGCGTTCGACATAGAGTGGATCGACGAGGAAGCGGGCTTCGGTCTGGTCGTCGCTCCAGACTTCGAACAGATCGTCAAATTCAGGGTGGACCATGTCGACCGTGTCGAGTTGGTGCCCCTCGAATTTCACGCTGTCTTTGCGATCGCCAAAGCCGAGCCAGCTCTTATGTTTGCCCGCACGTTGCACCAGCGTGATGCCGTGGAAGCGACGCCCCGATGCAATCCGGATGATGGCGCCGCGGAAAACCGTAACCCAGCGGCGGTTCTTGCCCGAGCCCTTCTTCTGGCACAGATGCGCTTCGTGGAGCAGGAATGGCAGCCCCTCCAGTTCTCCGCTCCAGAAATCTTCCAGTTCGGCGCGCTGGTGGCGTGGGACCAGCCTGAACTGTTTCGCCAAGTCGAACTCGCGACCTTCTTTGCCATCATGGCTGTAAGTCATACCCAGCGCGTCGGCGATACCTTCGTTGATGCCGATTTTGACCCGCTTCTTGGCCGCGCGGATCGGCCCCGTCGCCCAGCCAAATGCGAAGGTGACGATGAACCCTGAGACCCACAATTTGGGGAACAGCTCGACAGGCACCAGTATGATTGCGATCAACAAGAGCGGGCCGAGTACCATTGCGGCCTTCCAGCCCCGGGCCCACGCCTGCGCAGTCGCCTCAACACGCGCATGGCGCTGTTCTTCCAGGAATTGCCCCAGAGATCCGGCCATCAGCCGGTCGATATCGGGTATCTCGACTATGCGCTTGACCCCCAGTGCCACTTGCGTTCCAATACCCAGACTAACGAAGGGGAGTTGGCGATGGAATGGGTGATCGTGATTGGCGTGGTGGTTGTCCTCGCGATTTTCGTGATCGGTATCTACAATCGCCTGGTCGGCTTGCGGCAGAATGTCCGGCAAGGGGTGGCGGATATCGACGCCCAGTTGCGCCAACGCCATGATCTGATCCCCAATCTGGTCGAGACGGTGAAGGGCTATGCGTCGCACGAGACGGACACTCTGGAACAGGTGACCGAAGCGCGCAATCGCGCGGCTTCGGGGCAAGTCAGCTCTTCGGATGAGGCGCAGCTGAAGATCGCGCTCGATCGCCTGTTGGCGCTGAGCGAGAATTATCCGGACCTGAAGGCCAATGTGAACTTCCAGGAGCTGCAACGCGAACTGGCAAATACCGAAGACAAACTGGCTGCCGCCCGACGTGCGCTGAATGCCGCAGTGTCGCGGTTCAATACCGCGCGGGAGAGTTTCCCGGCGATCCTGTTTGCCGGTGCTCTCGGTTTTCAGGAAGCCGATTTTCATCGCCTCGATGACAGCGAGAAGGGCACGGTGGACCAGGTTCCCCAAGTGTCATTCTGACCGGGCAAGAACGCGCGCATTGGATGCATTTTTTGATTTGCGATTCCGCGCCACTCGCTTATAGGCGCGCGCTCTGCCCCAAGGGACAATAACCGCAAGGCAGCCCTACATCGACATACGGTCAGAACCTAAACCTTCTGGGGGTCCCTTGAGTTGCACAT
This is a stretch of genomic DNA from Parerythrobacter jejuensis. It encodes these proteins:
- a CDS encoding MAPEG family protein, producing the protein MIGMNILQPVVALAIWTMVMWAWMYATRIPAMNKAPDIQEPAKLVGTTGAGLREKLPDNVNWKADNYNHLHEQPTVFYAVAIVLAITGQGDGINALLGWMYMGLRVIHSLVQVTANKVLVRFILFALSSLILIALIFHATITVFDIHM
- a CDS encoding DUF3137 domain-containing protein, yielding MALGVKRIVEIPDIDRLMAGSLGQFLEEQRHARVEATAQAWARGWKAAMVLGPLLLIAIILVPVELFPKLWVSGFIVTFAFGWATGPIRAAKKRVKIGINEGIADALGMTYSHDGKEGREFDLAKQFRLVPRHQRAELEDFWSGELEGLPFLLHEAHLCQKKGSGKNRRWVTVFRGAIIRIASGRRFHGITLVQRAGKHKSWLGFGDRKDSVKFEGHQLDTVDMVHPEFDDLFEVWSDDQTEARFLVDPLYVERLLKLEAAFDGQDICSLFVEGDIVVAVRGGNMFEGGTMNPASDRFMVEKCAEQFASMGRLAKSINRTYGFGD
- the trxB gene encoding thioredoxin-disulfide reductase, whose translation is MATHRTKMLIIGSGPAGYSAAIYGARAMMEPIVVQGLQPGGQLTITTDVENYPGFRDVVQGPWLMEEMQAQAEHVGTRMMWDTIVEVDIENGSPFRAIGDSGDEYIGDVLVIATGAQAKWLGVPGEQELGGKGVSACATCDGFFYRGKKVAVIGGGNTAVEEALYLTNHSDDVTLIHRRDELRSEKILQERLFKSDKISTLWNKTVESFEAGDDGSLSHLVLIDTQTGERSTLEVDGAFVAIGHAPATELFKGKLPMDETGYLLVEPGTPKTSIPGVFAAGDVMDHTYRQAVTAAGVGCMAALDAERFLATLEETREVEAAE
- a CDS encoding serine hydrolase, translated to MVLSVLTKWFSLTALAFGFAVTLSANQGLGSIEDFVEREMPNSGVPGLAYGIVTNGNAIVARARGVSNVDTGTVVTEDTPFLTGSVSKSFTALAIMQLMEAEKIELDAPVSDYLPVFAERPAGGVTIRQLLSHTSGFSTFQGNASHKDRTDDGDILAYQAAQIAQEEPAYSPGTRWEYSNHNYKVLGRVIEVVSGQDFATYIESRIMEPAEMRDSFVSDGTINGDMATGHRPWFGTKKAMTFNPSGPGSAPQGGIVASAADLARYLQLMMNEKDDILSAAGKQAMMQPASELSPYYGFGWFLDEEKGTVFHSGSSPGFEALATMKPAEKKAAIVLVNAGSGTGFGETIQLRNGITARALGLAYHGETSRTWQKALFISLALLPIIYLLSMVWAYRYRAALRAKTGPFGLFSLWFPLVTTVAAAIFILVAVPRIFGASLATIGLFQPDVGLLLIATATMGVLWAVFRLILAYFGKAAPEQV
- a CDS encoding MAPEG family protein, yielding MQAQMLAPAAVLVVWSLIMLFWTAGTRFPAMAKSGADLKDAKPGGRGQDLEGVIPDKVNWKAHNYAHLMEQPTIFYPTVVILAIMGAGALDVTLAWVYVGLRIVHSIWQAMVNVVSVRFLIFVLSTLSLVVLAVRAVMATLFHDPGVLV
- a CDS encoding saccharopine dehydrogenase family protein; this encodes MSTVLVIGAGGVSSVCVHKMAFNADIFTSIHLASRTKSKCDAIAASVKERAGQDVSTYEIDAEEVPAMVNLIRKVQPSLVVNLALPYQDLPIMDACLEAGVHYLDTANYEPKDEAKFEYKWQWAYHDRFKEAGLMALLGSGFDPGVTSVFTMWFKKHKLKTIRQLDILDCNGGDHGQAFATNFNPEINIREVTAPARHWENGEWVETPAMQVMTEFDFDAVGPKNAYMMYHEELESLTKFNPEIERARFWMTFGDEYIKHLTVLQNVGMTGIDPIKYQGREIIPLQFLAAVLPKPETLGETTTGNTNIGCIATGEALDGSGEKTFYINNICSHEAAFEETGNQGVSYTTGVPAMIGSAMMLSGTWIGDGVFNMEEFDPDPFMDMLNQHGLPWQVKELDGPVEF
- a CDS encoding carboxynorspermidine decarboxylase — encoded protein: METKAGDPGAFAQFDLSRVDSPAFVVDAAKLRANLQILAEIRDVADIKMLAALKAFSMHAVAPMIGEYLDGTCTSGLWEARLASEFYDGEISTYCAAYKPEDLEEVCRLSDHVIFNSPQQKERARLILDQARLTGGDFDIGLRINPQVPTGEVPRYDPSSPGSRLGFPIDQLEPEMMEGVDGIHFHNLCEQGFEPLAQTWDKVFDAIEPWFGQLKWINMGGGHHITRADYAREELVEFLRDAKEDTGAEIYLEPGEAVALDAGILVGTILDSGFNEVPFAITDVSATCHMPDVIEAPYRPAMLGEEAGGEGAPVRLGGPSCLAGDVIGDYSLPVPNQAGQRVAFLDQAHYSMVKTNTFNGVPLPSIYLWDSETDQLELVKEFGYEDFRNRLS
- a CDS encoding tyrosine-protein phosphatase; translated protein: MANERVLPLEQVHNFRDYGGYATRDGGTVRRNLLFRSGHHAEATTDDLSAIDALALAHVVDLRGNGERESHPVRLPGGFAGELLHFDGETAGLGAHLGALDGAMTAEDAHSAMEKLYSTLPKRENLIWILKRYFTALAKGEGASLVHCHAGKDRTGMAVDLLHHALGVHPDDAMEDFLLTNKAGDQDARIAQSAPTIRARYGAVDDETVRVVMGVDARYLHAARKALVDAHGSVDAFLHDVLGVDEEGRKALRLHLVEM
- a CDS encoding threonine ammonia-lyase — its product is MTGADTMPTRDGVIEAAESIATFLPPTPLLPVEIDGTACWVKAENLQPIGAFKIRGGWNRLRVLDDAQRARGVVAVSSGNHAQGVAWAARRLGIAATIVMPRDAPKVKLEATKALGAEIVLYDRPGEDRDAVAAAIIAEKGGTLVHAFGDKWVIEGQGSAGIEITNQLGRQPSRVIACCGGGGLAAGLSLACPDARIVPVEPVGWDMVGQAIAAGEIVPVGEHPPATICDALQPTATKPINLSVLGGRSEPGVTVTDDEVRAAQRFAFSRLQLVVEPGGAAALAAALAGKVELDADTVIMITGGNTDAVAFAQTIAAA
- a CDS encoding LemA family protein — encoded protein: MRSNTQTNEGELAMEWVIVIGVVVVLAIFVIGIYNRLVGLRQNVRQGVADIDAQLRQRHDLIPNLVETVKGYASHETDTLEQVTEARNRAASGQVSSSDEAQLKIALDRLLALSENYPDLKANVNFQELQRELANTEDKLAAARRALNAAVSRFNTARESFPAILFAGALGFQEADFHRLDDSEKGTVDQVPQVSF